From Candidatus Zixiibacteriota bacterium, the proteins below share one genomic window:
- a CDS encoding DUF3276 family protein — MAGEGLFNERASVKGKTYFFDVKQAANGNKYLMITESKKVQDGTYQRARVIVFEDAF; from the coding sequence ATGGCAGGAGAAGGGCTTTTCAACGAACGGGCCAGTGTCAAAGGGAAAACCTATTTCTTCGATGTCAAGCAGGCGGCAAATGGAAACAAGTACCTGATGATAACAGAATCGAAGAAGGTTCAGGATGGCACGTACCAGCGGGCCCGAGTGATAGTATTTGAGGATGCTTTT
- a CDS encoding DUF5666 domain-containing protein: MKKVLAILIATFLVGSFIALIGCSNQNSSNPLAVSSQGYGTLPSADAVTGDSTGFAARVMTTDQNSRMLTFYEKPETVIALQNCEIVRLNNVNDSPIPFSDIKPGDSVHVSGVKQQNNYIYAHRIRVHCDTCPGNYDIAFRDTIITIDYNAGSFTVVGRNETIITDENTVIWGVIPNNIDNEGHIGDGDNSGSTSKMIWNRAGSSNDTVYTFADLSLGDIVEVKAKIIDENTLLAVKIKIASNYSYDYSRCENFEATLASVDVDAKIVTFEGLSWIGLVCKGTLLTDATGGTLTLADFSAGDLVAV, translated from the coding sequence ATGAAGAAAGTCCTTGCCATCCTTATCGCAACCTTTCTTGTTGGGTCGTTTATCGCTCTTATCGGATGCTCTAACCAGAACTCATCCAATCCGCTGGCGGTATCCTCCCAGGGATATGGGACATTACCCAGCGCCGATGCCGTGACTGGCGATTCCACCGGCTTTGCGGCACGCGTCATGACCACTGACCAGAACAGCCGGATGCTGACCTTTTATGAAAAGCCGGAGACGGTTATAGCGCTGCAGAACTGCGAAATCGTGCGCCTGAATAATGTCAATGATTCCCCCATACCGTTCTCGGACATAAAGCCGGGTGACTCTGTTCATGTTTCCGGCGTCAAGCAGCAGAATAATTATATCTATGCTCATCGCATCAGGGTTCATTGCGACACCTGCCCCGGAAACTACGATATCGCCTTCCGCGATACTATCATCACCATCGACTATAATGCCGGCTCCTTCACGGTGGTCGGCCGCAATGAAACCATCATCACCGATGAAAACACAGTCATCTGGGGAGTTATTCCGAACAACATCGACAATGAAGGGCATATCGGTGACGGCGATAACTCCGGCTCTACTTCCAAAATGATTTGGAACCGGGCCGGCTCCAGCAACGATACCGTCTATACTTTTGCCGACCTGAGCCTCGGAGATATCGTCGAAGTCAAAGCCAAAATCATCGACGAGAATACGCTTCTGGCGGTAAAAATCAAGATCGCCTCCAATTACAGCTACGACTATAGCCGCTGCGAGAATTTTGAGGCGACATTGGCTTCGGTCGATGTTGATGCCAAAATAGTTACTTTCGAGGGGCTGTCATGGATTGGCTTGGTATGCAAAGGCACATTGCTGACTGACGCCACCGGCGGAACCTTGACTCTGGCTGATTTCTCCGCCGGCGACCTCGTGGCAGTCTAG
- a CDS encoding S8 family serine peptidase — protein MKQLLLLLVLTLLLSLTAAAEKQIYVPFEETSDEVLYVPDQFVVKFRSITGNHIPLAAKGEVMTGIPSVDQLSRRFGVVAIEEEFPGAVAKSGYPDLTGYRIITYRGSQSLEEVISAYAADPNVESAEPIAMHPVYDLVPNDYYFAGQADPWNQYGLSNAADHDMDAPCAWQINAGSTNTVVAVLDGGVRYYHKDLGGASWPTTSGNIWKNLDEINGNGIDDDGNGFVDDWIGWDFVTGVTRCKKGEDCTTADNDPRDFGGHGTHCAGIVGAMTNNAIGVAGTAGGWGNGTSTSVGNGVKIMCLRIGWTATSGMGYVRMDFAAQAFYYAANNGAHVASCSWGSSNTSGLGAAVDYAIAHGVTVVHAAGNSNNSTADYLGTRTDVINVAATDKNDLKASFSSYGTWVDVSAAGVDIVSTYHNSADPTPDYFAVMSGTSMATPYVAGLAGLVKSQYPSYGWADVYNRIKTTTDNIDALNPSYAGLLGTGRINACRALGGTPAPKETSEMPLLPAEFHLYQNYPNPFNLGTTISFYLPEKSKVNITIYNILGATVKTLLADELEAGSHAITWDGTNVRGDVVATGTYIYRMTTDNGAMSRKMTLLK, from the coding sequence TTATGTCCCGTTTGAAGAGACATCAGATGAGGTTCTCTACGTCCCCGACCAGTTCGTGGTTAAATTCCGCAGCATTACCGGCAACCATATTCCTCTCGCCGCCAAGGGAGAAGTGATGACCGGCATTCCCTCTGTCGACCAGCTGTCGCGTCGCTTTGGCGTGGTGGCAATCGAGGAGGAATTTCCCGGCGCCGTTGCCAAATCAGGATATCCCGACCTGACCGGATACCGCATCATCACCTATCGAGGCTCTCAGTCGCTGGAAGAGGTAATCAGCGCTTATGCCGCCGACCCCAATGTTGAGAGCGCCGAGCCGATAGCGATGCATCCGGTCTATGACCTGGTTCCCAATGATTACTATTTTGCCGGGCAGGCCGACCCCTGGAACCAGTATGGGCTCTCCAATGCCGCCGACCATGATATGGATGCCCCCTGCGCCTGGCAAATTAACGCCGGCAGCACAAATACGGTGGTGGCTGTCCTTGACGGCGGAGTCCGCTATTATCATAAAGATCTGGGCGGCGCCTCCTGGCCCACTACCAGCGGCAATATCTGGAAAAATCTGGATGAAATTAACGGCAACGGAATTGATGATGACGGCAACGGCTTTGTGGATGACTGGATTGGCTGGGATTTCGTTACCGGCGTGACCCGTTGCAAGAAAGGTGAAGACTGCACTACGGCCGACAATGACCCGCGGGATTTTGGCGGTCATGGCACCCATTGCGCCGGCATAGTCGGAGCGATGACCAATAACGCTATCGGCGTTGCCGGAACCGCCGGAGGATGGGGAAATGGTACCTCCACTTCGGTCGGAAACGGCGTGAAAATCATGTGCCTCAGGATAGGTTGGACCGCCACCAGCGGTATGGGCTATGTCCGGATGGATTTTGCGGCGCAGGCGTTCTATTATGCCGCCAATAACGGCGCCCATGTCGCCAGCTGCAGCTGGGGTTCCTCCAATACCAGCGGTCTGGGCGCCGCCGTGGACTATGCCATAGCGCATGGCGTGACCGTTGTTCATGCCGCCGGCAACAGCAATAACAGCACCGCCGATTATCTCGGAACGCGCACCGATGTCATCAATGTCGCCGCCACCGACAAGAACGACCTCAAAGCCTCCTTCTCCAGTTACGGCACCTGGGTTGATGTTTCTGCCGCCGGCGTGGACATCGTGAGCACCTATCACAATTCCGCCGACCCGACTCCCGACTATTTTGCGGTCATGAGCGGCACCTCCATGGCAACACCATATGTCGCCGGGCTGGCCGGATTGGTGAAATCGCAGTACCCGTCTTATGGCTGGGCCGACGTCTATAATCGCATTAAGACTACCACCGACAACATTGATGCCCTCAATCCGAGCTACGCGGGGTTGCTTGGCACCGGGCGTATCAATGCCTGCCGTGCCCTGGGCGGAACCCCCGCTCCCAAGGAAACCAGTGAAATGCCGCTTCTACCGGCGGAGTTCCATCTCTACCAGAATTACCCTAATCCCTTCAACCTTGGAACCACCATCAGCTTCTATCTGCCGGAAAAAAGCAAGGTCAATATCACCATTTATAATATCCTCGGCGCCACAGTCAAAACCCTCCTCGCCGATGAACTGGAAGCCGGCTCCCATGCCATTACCTGGGACGGCACCAATGTCAGAGGGGATGTTGTGGCTACCGGTACCTATATCTACCGGATGACCACCGATAACGGCGCCATGTCCCGTAAAATGACGCTACTCAAATAG